In Nomia melanderi isolate GNS246 chromosome 5, iyNomMela1, whole genome shotgun sequence, a single genomic region encodes these proteins:
- the LOC116424599 gene encoding transmembrane protein 203 — MIFSLNELVHWLGLTIFEIWINLVSLTIFTMLLALKLDDNYFLGQSGWWIVFSPLFIADGLNTYFCAIIFMRMHMEGTIKAAILRALQSLSSLLLIFAFKYLLCKKLTGQSTFEYSEIMSPIFVLLQLIAVRACQVN; from the coding sequence atgatattttccTTGAACGAGCTAGTACATTGGTTGGGCTtaacaatttttgaaatatggataaatttagtttcattgacaATTTTTACAATGTTATTGGCCCTCAAACTCGATGACAATTATTTCCTAGGTCAGTCAGGATGGTGGATAGTATTTTCACCTCTTTTTATAGCAGATGGATTAAACACTTATTTTTGTGCAATCATTTTTATGAGAATGCATATGGAGGGAACTATTAAGGCTGCTATTCTAAGAGCATTACAAAGCCTTTCGTCGCTACTGTTGATATTTGCTTTCAAATATCTTCTATGTAAAAAACTAACAGGACAAAGCACTTTCGAATACTCAGAAATTATGAGCCCTATATTCGTGCTTTTGCAATTAATTGCAGTTAGAGCATGTCAAGTAAATTAA